In Syntrophorhabdus sp., a single window of DNA contains:
- a CDS encoding acyl-CoA synthetase: protein MNEKRTIKSGRNGRSTISRILDLSRSEGRDLLMEHESKAILESAGIRTTGATVVASGEEAVEAARNLTYPVVLKIVSPEVVHKTDAGGVKLNLGNDDDVRQAHRDILSSFSGKSITGVSVQRMAPPGVEAIVGFTRDDSFGPVLMFGLGGVFAEVLKDVTFRVLPITADSAREMMKEIKGFSILKGYRGVSVDLAALEEMLLGVSELAMKYPELKELDMNPVLLYPTGCVAADARIFIDHSPRISPEAPPGAKDDLHGLFYPESIAVLGATDSGGKLGYNVMRNLLSHQFAGKLYPINPRKASVLGIRAYPSILDVKDPVDTVIIIVPAGAAPQAIEDCCAKGVRHLVVETAGFAETGEAGRKTQARIKELVVKKGCRLLGPNCSGIINTHHNMVQSIGLVGELKRGNVGLIAQAGVYAAGMLTGLHNIMDFGMIATIGNKMDISEADILEFMGEDPNIRVVGMYMEDVTSGRRLTEVAGRVSPKKPVIALKTGRTEAGKKAVSSHTASMAGNDEINSAAFRQSGIIRARDNEHLFSLMRAFSKQPLPKGPGVFVVTYTGSLGVAATDMLYTRGLKLADLDTRSKDRLAPYLDDYLNVQNPLDCSFSMDASQARELIRIGVESPDVHAVIVIVQGEILGSYVEALASIDYRGKPVLCCVACKEFMMDHVIEMEQKGIPVYSTPEMAVEVLAEMYRHGRRRAAARLADLNGFLAARSFEIAGRKVHLRLLTQDDIDLWTDFVKSCSPRSLWMRFLSPFAPTPEAARRYCVLDPEEEVAVVAETVEGDSRKLVAIARLIKCGTTGQAEYAVIVTDSWQKKTLGRLLLEACLDLSRYLGVRVVNAEIVQENFPMNKVLNHCNFTMHAKERNMLLMSRSLE from the coding sequence ATGAACGAAAAGAGAACCATCAAGAGCGGCCGCAACGGGCGCAGTACCATCTCGCGAATACTGGATCTTTCACGATCGGAGGGCCGCGATCTCCTTATGGAACACGAAAGCAAGGCGATCCTCGAGAGCGCCGGTATAAGGACAACGGGCGCGACCGTCGTCGCCTCCGGGGAAGAGGCCGTCGAGGCGGCGCGGAACCTCACCTATCCCGTCGTCCTCAAGATCGTCTCTCCCGAGGTGGTCCACAAGACCGACGCGGGAGGCGTGAAGCTGAACCTCGGGAATGATGATGACGTCAGGCAAGCGCACCGCGATATCCTCTCGTCATTCAGCGGCAAGAGCATCACGGGGGTGTCGGTGCAAAGGATGGCTCCGCCGGGAGTGGAGGCGATCGTCGGATTCACACGCGACGACAGTTTCGGGCCGGTCCTCATGTTCGGACTGGGCGGTGTCTTTGCCGAGGTCCTGAAAGATGTGACATTCAGGGTCCTGCCGATAACCGCGGACTCCGCCCGGGAGATGATGAAGGAGATAAAGGGCTTCTCCATCCTGAAAGGATACCGTGGCGTCTCCGTCGACCTTGCGGCCCTCGAGGAAATGCTCCTCGGTGTCTCCGAACTTGCCATGAAGTACCCCGAGCTCAAGGAGCTCGATATGAACCCCGTTCTTCTCTATCCCACCGGTTGCGTCGCGGCGGACGCCCGTATATTCATCGATCATTCCCCCCGGATCTCTCCCGAGGCGCCTCCCGGGGCAAAGGACGACCTTCACGGGCTCTTCTATCCCGAAAGCATTGCCGTACTGGGAGCTACCGATTCCGGGGGCAAACTGGGGTACAACGTGATGCGCAACCTCCTTTCCCACCAGTTCGCGGGAAAGCTCTACCCCATAAATCCCCGCAAGGCATCGGTGCTGGGGATCAGGGCCTATCCGTCCATCCTCGACGTTAAGGACCCGGTGGATACGGTGATCATCATCGTCCCGGCCGGTGCGGCCCCGCAAGCCATCGAAGACTGCTGTGCGAAGGGCGTCAGGCATCTCGTGGTGGAAACGGCAGGCTTCGCGGAAACGGGTGAAGCCGGCAGAAAGACACAGGCCCGCATCAAGGAACTTGTCGTGAAAAAAGGATGCCGGTTGCTCGGCCCCAACTGCTCAGGCATCATCAACACCCATCACAACATGGTCCAATCGATAGGGCTCGTCGGTGAGCTCAAAAGGGGGAATGTGGGGCTCATCGCCCAGGCAGGAGTGTACGCGGCGGGGATGCTCACGGGACTGCACAATATAATGGACTTCGGGATGATCGCCACCATCGGGAACAAGATGGATATCAGCGAGGCCGATATCCTTGAATTCATGGGGGAGGACCCAAACATACGTGTGGTGGGGATGTACATGGAGGACGTGACGAGCGGCCGGCGCCTTACCGAGGTGGCGGGACGGGTCTCCCCGAAGAAACCCGTCATCGCCCTCAAAACAGGGCGTACGGAGGCGGGAAAGAAGGCCGTCTCGTCACACACCGCCTCCATGGCCGGCAACGATGAGATAAACTCCGCGGCATTCCGGCAAAGCGGCATCATACGGGCCCGGGACAACGAACACCTCTTCTCTCTCATGCGGGCCTTCTCCAAACAACCTTTGCCGAAGGGGCCCGGCGTCTTCGTCGTGACATACACGGGGTCCCTTGGTGTCGCGGCCACGGATATGCTCTACACCCGGGGCCTCAAGCTTGCGGACCTGGATACCCGATCGAAGGACAGACTGGCACCCTATCTCGACGATTACCTCAACGTCCAGAACCCCCTGGACTGCTCCTTCAGCATGGATGCCTCACAAGCGCGCGAGCTCATCAGGATCGGGGTCGAAAGCCCGGACGTTCATGCGGTGATCGTCATCGTTCAGGGCGAAATACTGGGATCCTATGTGGAAGCCCTGGCTTCCATCGACTACAGGGGAAAACCGGTCCTGTGCTGCGTGGCGTGCAAGGAGTTCATGATGGACCATGTCATTGAAATGGAACAGAAAGGCATTCCCGTATACTCCACTCCCGAGATGGCCGTCGAGGTCCTGGCGGAGATGTACCGTCACGGCCGCAGGCGCGCCGCGGCGCGCCTTGCCGACCTCAACGGCTTCCTGGCGGCCCGTTCCTTCGAGATAGCCGGCCGGAAGGTTCACCTCAGGCTACTCACACAGGACGATATCGACCTCTGGACCGACTTCGTCAAAAGCTGCTCTCCCCGGTCTCTGTGGATGCGCTTCCTCTCACCTTTTGCTCCTACACCCGAGGCCGCCCGCCGTTACTGCGTCCTCGACCCCGAGGAGGAGGTCGCCGTGGTTGCCGAAACCGTCGAGGGGGACAGCCGGAAACTCGTGGCCATAGCCCGCCTTATCAAGTGCGGCACGACCGGCCAGGCCGAATACGCCGTCATCGTCACCGATTCATGGCAAAAGAAAACGCTGGGCCGTCTGCTCCTCGAGGCCTGCCTCGACCTTTCAAGATACCTCGGCGTCCGCGTCGTCAACGCCGAGATAGTGCAGGAAAACTTCCCCATGAACAAGGTCCTCAACCACTGCAACTTCACAATGCACGCCAAGGAACGCAACATGCTCCTCATGTCGAGAAGCCTGGAATAA
- a CDS encoding response regulator transcription factor, giving the protein MIRILVADDHSVVREGIKQILAGLDDMTVEDEAESGQEVLLKMTAKDFDLVLLDISMPGKSGLEVLEEIKVMKPRVPVLILSMHPEEQYAVRMLRAGASGYLTKASAPQELISAIRKVSRGGKYVTVSLAEKLAFELDAGAEKPRHERLSNREYQVMLMLASGLSVSEVAEELCLSAKTISTYRTRILDKMDMKKNAELTLYAVKNNLII; this is encoded by the coding sequence ATGATACGGATCCTTGTTGCTGACGATCACTCGGTGGTCCGGGAAGGCATCAAACAGATACTCGCCGGCCTCGATGACATGACCGTCGAGGATGAGGCGGAAAGCGGGCAGGAGGTGCTGCTCAAGATGACGGCAAAAGACTTCGACCTCGTCCTCCTCGATATCTCCATGCCGGGGAAAAGCGGACTCGAGGTCCTTGAAGAGATCAAGGTCATGAAACCCAGGGTGCCTGTCCTCATCCTGAGCATGCATCCTGAGGAGCAGTACGCCGTCCGGATGCTCCGCGCCGGTGCCTCCGGTTATCTGACGAAGGCAAGCGCCCCCCAGGAGTTGATAAGCGCGATCCGCAAGGTCTCCCGCGGCGGCAAGTACGTCACCGTTTCCCTTGCTGAAAAGCTCGCCTTCGAACTCGACGCGGGCGCGGAAAAACCCCGCCACGAAAGGCTCTCCAACCGTGAATACCAGGTCATGCTCATGCTTGCCTCCGGACTGTCCGTAAGCGAGGTGGCCGAAGAGCTGTGCCTCAGCGCGAAGACCATCAGCACCTACCGGACAAGGATACTCGACAAGATGGACATGAAGAAGAACGCGGAACTGACCCTCTACGCGGTAAAGAACAATCTTATCATCTAG
- a CDS encoding PAS domain S-box protein has product MKRKLAQTVLKSGRGLERERLNMSASAETELYKTLANNLQVGVYIAVNKRFQFVNLHIQEYTGYTEAELLEMDPLSVVHPDDRVAAVKEAVDMLKGRRLTPFEYRLMTKQGQVRWVMETVTPIIFKGQKAVLGNSMDITEHKVAKESLQELDALKSSILDAIPQAVVGLEDRRINFANTAVEEVFGWRPEELIGKSVTLFYRNEKEAEEIGRDFYSTLEHQRTFVAEFNCRRKDGRDILCRMRSARIGDALKQRRIVITYEDITEQRLAEQELANSREQLRELSIYLQSVREKESTRIAREIHDELGQSLTALQMDLAWLSSSIPPGDLALAGKVQRMRNLVDRTIDSVHRISTELRPILLDDLGLAAAMEWQVGEFQGRTGVQCDARFDCEDGSVDKDQATALFRIFQATLTNVARHSGATHVRVRLFQKGGSLCLEVTDNGRGITRAEIENPKSFGIIGIRERVNLWGGSVTISGRQRRGTTIKVRIPMRNRRR; this is encoded by the coding sequence ATGAAGAGGAAACTGGCACAGACGGTGCTGAAATCAGGAAGAGGCCTCGAGCGCGAACGGCTGAACATGTCGGCCTCCGCCGAGACGGAACTCTACAAGACACTCGCCAACAACCTGCAGGTAGGTGTCTATATTGCCGTCAACAAAAGGTTCCAGTTCGTCAATCTCCATATCCAGGAGTACACCGGCTACACCGAGGCGGAACTCCTGGAAATGGACCCCCTCAGCGTTGTCCATCCCGATGACAGGGTGGCAGCCGTCAAGGAAGCCGTCGACATGCTGAAAGGCCGCCGCCTTACTCCCTTTGAATACCGGCTCATGACAAAGCAGGGACAGGTAAGATGGGTCATGGAAACGGTTACACCCATCATTTTCAAAGGCCAGAAAGCCGTTCTGGGCAATTCGATGGACATCACGGAACACAAGGTGGCAAAGGAAAGCCTCCAGGAACTGGACGCCCTCAAGTCGTCCATCCTCGATGCCATCCCGCAGGCCGTTGTCGGCCTCGAGGACAGGCGGATCAACTTCGCCAACACGGCAGTCGAAGAGGTCTTCGGCTGGCGACCGGAGGAACTCATCGGCAAGAGCGTGACTCTCTTCTACCGGAACGAGAAAGAGGCGGAGGAGATCGGCCGCGACTTCTACAGCACCCTGGAACATCAGCGCACCTTCGTCGCCGAGTTCAATTGCCGGCGCAAGGACGGCAGGGACATCCTCTGCCGCATGAGGTCCGCCCGGATCGGGGACGCGCTGAAACAGCGCAGGATAGTCATCACCTACGAAGACATCACGGAGCAGAGGCTGGCCGAGCAGGAACTGGCAAATTCCCGGGAACAGCTCCGGGAGCTGTCGATCTACCTTCAATCCGTGCGAGAGAAGGAAAGCACGCGCATAGCCAGGGAGATACACGACGAACTGGGACAATCGCTCACGGCCCTCCAGATGGACCTTGCATGGCTCAGTTCTTCGATCCCGCCGGGAGACCTGGCGCTCGCCGGCAAGGTGCAGCGGATGCGCAATCTCGTCGACAGGACAATAGACAGTGTCCACCGCATCTCCACGGAGCTTCGACCCATACTCCTCGATGACCTCGGTCTTGCCGCCGCAATGGAGTGGCAGGTCGGGGAATTTCAGGGAAGGACAGGCGTCCAGTGCGACGCCCGTTTCGACTGTGAGGACGGTTCCGTCGACAAAGACCAGGCCACCGCCCTCTTTCGCATATTCCAGGCGACGCTGACGAACGTCGCCCGTCATTCCGGAGCGACACATGTTCGTGTCCGCCTGTTCCAAAAAGGCGGCAGCCTTTGCCTCGAAGTGACCGACAACGGAAGGGGCATCACCCGGGCGGAAATAGAGAATCCAAAATCGTTCGGGATCATCGGCATCCGGGAACGGGTCAACCTGTGGGGAGGCAGCGTGACTATCAGCGGCAGGCAGCGCAGGGGAACGACGATAAAGGTCCGGATACCCATGCGCAACAGGAGGAGATGA
- a CDS encoding nitroreductase family protein, translated as MDLFAAMRGRRSCRDYLPDPVGDDVVEKVLEAATWAPSPLNMQPWEFFVVTDAAVRERIFDEAQRCRLWALERSGWKWLDSYSVDFLKQAPVIVAVVGDPGKTGVDMFMEEGSMGYQAACAAAVQNMHLAAYSLGLGSLWFTLFDKKALREILGIDGAKVPLALVCLGKRASDIREVPRKAVKDRTTYLR; from the coding sequence ATGGATCTGTTCGCGGCTATGCGCGGAAGGAGAAGCTGCAGGGATTACCTGCCGGACCCGGTAGGAGACGATGTGGTCGAAAAGGTCCTGGAGGCCGCAACGTGGGCGCCATCACCGCTCAACATGCAGCCCTGGGAATTCTTCGTCGTCACCGATGCGGCGGTGAGAGAGAGGATCTTTGACGAGGCGCAGAGATGCCGGCTGTGGGCGCTGGAGAGGAGCGGCTGGAAGTGGCTCGATTCATACAGCGTGGATTTCCTGAAGCAGGCGCCCGTCATTGTAGCGGTGGTGGGTGACCCCGGGAAGACGGGCGTGGATATGTTCATGGAAGAGGGTAGTATGGGATACCAGGCGGCATGCGCCGCCGCGGTCCAGAACATGCACCTTGCCGCGTACTCTCTCGGATTGGGCTCGCTCTGGTTCACCCTGTTCGACAAGAAGGCCTTACGAGAGATACTGGGGATCGACGGGGCGAAGGTGCCTCTTGCCCTCGTGTGCCTGGGCAAAAGGGCGTCGGATATCCGAGAGGTCCCGAGAAAGGCCGTGAAGGACAGGACGACGTACCTGCGCTGA
- a CDS encoding alkaline phosphatase → MKNRYPIATLPLLAVCLAALAILLSVSGIAVSGERVFRNVIVLVGDGMGSTHTTLARWYKGAPLSLDAMYVGGMRTYSADSLITGSAPAATALACGFKSMGRSVGIMPCGAAIVPGVFDPGESRCKPIASVLEGAKLSGRSVGLVATSNIQHATPAAFSSHWPDRADYDEIAKQQVHQDIDVVLGGGRRYLLPAGKGGTRKGDEDLIGVLRSKGYRLVANREEMLGAVSPKLWGLFADDALAYDLDRKSLSPGEPGLSEMTAKAIEVLSKNPKGFFLFVEGSKIDWASHANDPVGVISDVLAFDEAVGIALDLARKDGGTMVIAFSDHGNGGMSIGNRVTDKTYSRLRHEQVVGPLRKASLTGEGIEKVLKGDRSEDNVKRVISEYLGIDDLTPEEMAVVRSAKPGRMNGATGPVVSARSGVGWTTQGHTGEDLFFYYYGIDRPLRMTENSDIAHITAKAMGFALADVDRRLFIPADEAFNGVGTSVTLDRRDSRNMVLIVESAGKRAELPLSKNIMKIKGKTETTRTLEGITVLAPQTGKVYIPRQAVDIFKNVQ, encoded by the coding sequence ATGAAAAACAGGTATCCGATAGCGACACTGCCGTTACTGGCCGTATGTCTCGCGGCGCTGGCCATTCTTCTTTCCGTCAGCGGCATTGCGGTCTCCGGGGAAAGGGTCTTCAGGAACGTCATCGTACTTGTGGGGGACGGAATGGGTTCTACCCATACAACCCTGGCGAGATGGTACAAGGGCGCCCCTCTCTCGCTCGACGCGATGTATGTGGGAGGGATGCGGACCTACAGTGCCGACTCCCTGATAACCGGCTCCGCGCCTGCGGCGACGGCCCTGGCGTGCGGTTTCAAGTCCATGGGGAGATCCGTGGGCATAATGCCATGCGGCGCCGCCATCGTGCCGGGGGTTTTCGATCCCGGAGAGTCCCGGTGCAAGCCGATAGCGTCCGTGCTGGAGGGGGCGAAATTGAGCGGCAGGTCCGTGGGTCTCGTGGCCACCTCCAACATCCAGCACGCGACTCCCGCCGCCTTCTCCTCGCACTGGCCCGACAGGGCGGATTACGACGAGATCGCAAAACAACAGGTTCATCAGGACATCGACGTCGTCCTGGGAGGCGGGAGGCGATACCTGCTTCCCGCGGGCAAGGGAGGTACGCGAAAGGGTGACGAGGACCTCATCGGCGTCCTCCGGTCAAAGGGCTACCGTCTCGTAGCGAACAGGGAGGAGATGCTGGGAGCCGTATCACCGAAGCTCTGGGGCCTGTTTGCCGATGACGCGCTGGCGTACGATCTTGACAGAAAGAGCCTGTCGCCGGGCGAACCAGGCCTGTCGGAGATGACGGCCAAGGCGATCGAGGTCCTGTCGAAGAACCCGAAGGGCTTTTTTCTCTTCGTGGAGGGAAGCAAGATCGACTGGGCCTCGCACGCGAACGACCCTGTTGGGGTGATAAGCGATGTCCTTGCCTTCGATGAGGCCGTTGGGATCGCCCTCGATCTTGCGCGCAAGGATGGCGGTACCATGGTGATCGCGTTTTCGGACCATGGAAATGGCGGCATGTCGATAGGGAACCGGGTGACGGACAAAACGTACTCCCGGCTCCGGCATGAACAGGTTGTCGGCCCTCTCAGGAAGGCGTCTCTCACCGGTGAAGGTATCGAGAAGGTGTTGAAGGGTGACAGGTCGGAGGACAACGTGAAGAGGGTGATATCGGAATATCTCGGGATAGACGACCTGACACCGGAGGAGATGGCGGTCGTCCGGTCCGCGAAGCCCGGAAGGATGAATGGAGCAACAGGCCCTGTCGTGAGCGCGCGAAGCGGTGTGGGCTGGACGACCCAGGGGCATACGGGCGAAGACCTCTTCTTCTATTATTATGGTATCGACAGACCTCTGCGGATGACAGAGAACTCTGACATAGCCCATATCACCGCAAAGGCGATGGGATTCGCCCTCGCCGATGTGGACAGACGCCTTTTCATCCCCGCCGACGAGGCTTTCAATGGAGTCGGAACATCGGTGACCCTGGACCGCAGGGACTCCCGCAACATGGTCCTCATCGTCGAATCGGCGGGCAAGAGGGCGGAGCTGCCCCTGAGCAAGAACATCATGAAGATAAAGGGAAAGACGGAAACCACCCGCACACTGGAAGGCATCACCGTCCTCGCCCCCCAAACGGGCAAAGTCTACATCCCCCGGCAGGCGGTGGACATCTTTAAGAATGTTCAATAG
- a CDS encoding IclR family transcriptional regulator, producing the protein MYSAPVIKKTFEVLSLIVDSKRPLGVTEIARTLALSKSTVFGILKALQEENLIVKSKSTKRYTIGEELFKIAKRVLQGGELSSVARPFLEKLVEDVDETVFLCVREDSVVKVIDTIETRKKLKISSPVGTRLPITASVFCKAFLAPMEDADIRDFLKEKGLPRYTPNSITDLDRFIDEIRVTRKRHYSLDLEEYLMGVRAIATLVYANDYPVGAICILGFTGSMPTDKLPEMAQRLVGTARKISERLSQ; encoded by the coding sequence ATGTACAGCGCGCCCGTCATAAAGAAAACCTTTGAGGTCCTTTCACTCATCGTAGACAGCAAGCGGCCCCTGGGTGTAACGGAGATCGCACGAACTCTTGCATTGAGCAAAAGCACGGTCTTTGGCATACTCAAAGCCCTGCAGGAAGAGAACCTCATCGTGAAGAGCAAGTCCACGAAGCGCTACACGATAGGCGAGGAACTCTTCAAGATCGCGAAGAGGGTGCTTCAGGGCGGGGAGCTCAGCTCCGTCGCGCGTCCCTTCCTCGAAAAGCTTGTCGAGGACGTCGACGAGACGGTCTTCCTTTGTGTCCGGGAGGATAGCGTCGTCAAGGTCATCGATACGATAGAGACACGGAAGAAGCTCAAGATATCGTCCCCCGTCGGAACACGGCTCCCCATCACGGCATCCGTCTTCTGCAAGGCCTTTCTCGCCCCCATGGAAGATGCGGATATCCGCGATTTTCTCAAGGAAAAGGGCCTGCCCAGGTATACTCCGAACAGCATCACCGACCTCGACCGCTTCATCGATGAGATACGGGTGACACGGAAACGTCATTACAGCCTCGATCTCGAAGAGTATCTCATGGGCGTCAGGGCGATAGCCACCCTCGTCTACGCCAACGATTACCCCGTTGGGGCCATCTGCATCCTCGGTTTCACCGGTTCCATGCCCACCGACAAACTGCCGGAAATGGCACAGCGCCTCGTCGGCACCGCCCGTAAGATATCCGAAAGACTCTCACAGTAA
- a CDS encoding DUF4445 domain-containing protein, which translates to MERTIPAEEGEDLLEIAMKAGVHINASCGGRGVCGKCRVRMTEGTLNSSTHPSISEEDYAAGMRLACVSTVSSDAVIEIPLESQVDRSVLRRSTVMSDVDAGGIDEVLLGEYGREPLVERFNLDIHRPDAQDNVSDAARIARALASEPGCGESVMLPLRVMRGLGARLRDAGWSVTVDVVMSGRKEITSITKVDAGASHCAIAVDIGTTTVAAQLLSCDREDGEGIILASSSDYNRQISFGEDVISRIMYAGKLSGLKKLQEVVVSTVNLLIGELLEETGVDRADISHVVVAGNTTMMHLFYGIEPKYIMLAPYTPLATAFPPIDCGEAGLETAPHTRLFAIPGVSSYVGGDIVSGVALSGMTERDGVSLFMDIGTNGELVLGNGQWLLCASCSAGPAFEGGGIEFGTRAAPGAIEKVRINPATLEPMILTIGRKKPLGICGSGLIDIVAELLLAGVIDRNGKFSGGLKTKRVRDGSNGREYVLCFASETNIERDIVITEIDLDNIMRTKAAVYAGCSVLLENGGLAFGDLDMVIIAGGFGHSIDVEKAIVMGLLPELPAERFRFMGNASLGGARIAAVSRRFFDKAGEVARSMTNIELSNSTQFMDEFMAAMFLPHTDGRAFPETMKALEKEQVIGHR; encoded by the coding sequence ATGGAGCGCACCATCCCGGCAGAAGAAGGAGAGGACTTACTCGAGATCGCCATGAAGGCGGGGGTGCATATCAATGCGTCCTGCGGAGGAAGGGGAGTCTGCGGAAAGTGCAGGGTACGGATGACAGAGGGCACCCTCAACTCATCCACCCATCCTTCCATCAGTGAGGAGGACTACGCCGCGGGGATGCGTCTTGCCTGCGTTTCCACCGTCAGCAGCGATGCCGTGATCGAGATCCCGCTGGAATCGCAGGTGGACAGAAGCGTCCTGAGAAGATCGACCGTGATGAGCGACGTGGACGCGGGAGGGATCGACGAGGTGCTCCTCGGCGAATACGGCCGGGAGCCGCTGGTGGAAAGGTTCAATCTCGATATCCATCGTCCCGACGCGCAGGACAATGTTTCAGACGCGGCGAGGATAGCACGGGCATTGGCGTCAGAGCCGGGATGCGGGGAATCCGTCATGCTGCCCTTGAGGGTGATGCGGGGCCTCGGTGCAAGGCTCAGGGACGCGGGCTGGAGTGTCACCGTCGATGTGGTCATGAGCGGCCGGAAAGAGATCACATCCATCACGAAGGTTGATGCCGGGGCGTCCCATTGCGCCATTGCCGTCGACATCGGGACGACCACCGTTGCCGCCCAGCTCCTCTCCTGTGACCGGGAGGACGGGGAGGGCATCATCCTCGCGTCCTCTTCGGACTACAACAGGCAGATCAGTTTCGGAGAGGACGTCATCAGCAGGATCATGTACGCGGGAAAACTGAGCGGGCTCAAGAAGCTTCAGGAGGTCGTCGTTTCCACGGTGAACCTCCTCATCGGTGAGCTCCTGGAAGAGACGGGTGTTGACAGGGCGGACATAAGCCACGTCGTCGTGGCCGGGAACACGACGATGATGCACCTTTTTTACGGGATAGAGCCGAAATACATCATGCTTGCCCCCTACACCCCGCTTGCGACGGCCTTCCCACCGATCGACTGCGGGGAGGCCGGTCTCGAGACCGCGCCCCATACGCGTCTGTTTGCCATTCCGGGTGTTTCATCCTACGTGGGGGGAGACATCGTGTCCGGGGTGGCGCTTTCGGGCATGACGGAAAGGGACGGCGTATCACTTTTCATGGATATCGGGACCAATGGCGAGCTAGTGCTCGGGAACGGGCAATGGCTCCTGTGCGCGTCCTGTTCCGCCGGTCCTGCTTTTGAGGGCGGAGGCATCGAGTTCGGCACGCGGGCGGCCCCGGGTGCCATCGAAAAGGTGCGCATCAACCCTGCCACCCTGGAGCCGATGATCCTCACCATAGGCAGGAAAAAGCCGCTCGGCATCTGCGGTTCCGGGCTCATCGACATCGTGGCGGAGCTTCTTCTCGCGGGTGTCATCGACCGCAACGGGAAGTTTTCGGGCGGGCTAAAGACGAAAAGGGTACGGGACGGCTCGAACGGCCGGGAGTATGTCCTGTGTTTCGCCTCGGAAACGAATATCGAGCGGGACATCGTCATTACCGAGATAGACCTCGACAACATCATGCGGACGAAGGCGGCGGTGTACGCGGGTTGCTCGGTGCTCCTCGAGAATGGAGGCCTTGCATTTGGCGATCTCGATATGGTTATTATTGCGGGAGGCTTCGGTCACTCCATAGACGTCGAAAAGGCGATCGTCATGGGTCTTTTACCCGAACTGCCGGCAGAGCGTTTCCGGTTCATGGGGAACGCGTCGCTGGGAGGCGCCAGGATAGCGGCGGTCTCCCGAAGGTTTTTCGATAAGGCGGGTGAGGTGGCGCGGTCGATGACAAACATCGAGTTGTCGAATAGTACGCAATTCATGGACGAATTCATGGCGGCGATGTTCCTCCCCCACACGGACGGCAGGGCCTTTCCGGAGACGATGAAGGCCCTGGAGAAAGAACAGGTCATAGGTCATAGGTAA
- a CDS encoding AAA family ATPase gives MPKVIALAGKGGVGKTTIGGMLVRYLVEKAGKGPVLAVDADPNSNLNEVLGLSVHATIGEAREKLKEDVPTGMSKDNWLEYKVQEAVIEAKGFDLLVMGRPEGPGCYCAANSMAKKYIDALKGNYAFVVVDNEAGMEHMSRLVTQDVDILYVVSDPTPRGILTVSRILSIIGELGLHIRKTVVIVNRVSGKDGGMLEKVARERGVAIGGIVRDDEDLVRADAEGKSVFELPSASGSLVDAWAIFERTMGSDGAASL, from the coding sequence GTGCCTAAAGTGATCGCGCTTGCGGGTAAAGGCGGTGTTGGCAAGACTACCATAGGAGGAATGCTCGTCAGGTATCTCGTCGAAAAGGCGGGGAAGGGACCGGTGCTTGCCGTGGATGCCGATCCCAACTCGAATCTCAACGAGGTGCTGGGTCTCAGCGTCCACGCCACGATCGGAGAGGCACGGGAGAAGCTTAAGGAGGATGTCCCCACGGGGATGAGCAAGGACAACTGGCTGGAGTACAAGGTCCAGGAGGCGGTCATCGAGGCGAAGGGTTTCGATCTTCTCGTCATGGGAAGGCCCGAGGGCCCCGGGTGTTACTGCGCGGCAAACAGCATGGCGAAGAAGTATATCGACGCACTGAAGGGCAACTACGCCTTCGTGGTGGTCGACAACGAAGCGGGCATGGAGCACATGAGCCGGCTCGTGACGCAGGACGTAGATATCCTTTACGTGGTATCCGACCCGACGCCGCGGGGGATCCTTACAGTGTCGCGGATCCTGTCGATCATAGGCGAACTCGGTCTTCATATAAGAAAGACCGTTGTCATAGTCAACCGCGTGAGCGGGAAGGACGGAGGTATGCTGGAGAAGGTCGCCCGGGAAAGAGGTGTCGCGATAGGCGGCATCGTCAGGGACGATGAGGACCTCGTTCGCGCCGACGCGGAAGGAAAGAGCGTTTTCGAGCTCCCATCCGCGTCGGGCTCGCTTGTGGATGCCTGGGCCATCTTCGAGAGGACGATGGGATCTGACGGGGCGGCAAGTCTGTGA